One region of Channa argus isolate prfri chromosome 20, Channa argus male v1.0, whole genome shotgun sequence genomic DNA includes:
- the unc13d gene encoding protein unc-13 homolog D, with product MSSQSEDNSMGDNRLQPPDQEHGFTRLKQFSPYHGRKLGLTRKLRDRRDFKEDENPEEKARRHKEFELKPLYKELLYTIAHKMGKPSTTEVFTDSQLHQYIKEAFTMTDSEHSSLMEKVQSTEPPVYCLMVTVKEAKGILGKDVSGFSDPYCLLSILEDEAESRTRQSRAKPSKSVVKDAVSGDKIYQTDVKKQTLNPIWNQTFILEFGNVAGASFHLEMWDKDEEVSLTQKLEEIKTNLNSLRRMIKEAKKEKGTDDFLGNVVLKLKDLHSTEDNWYNMQPRTETYPDRGQCHLNLKFIHKARDGTLSAGRSAYTNYCGILQQFVQAYISKQQSSAPWKGALCGEAQTLLELYATQNDLSPFLQDLAKWVAYSKLYQSLEVDSSVLFQQLTSIEYHWHQQELPYQQKQELGDSLHGFLNYGLCLVAKYRDIFPPTPTATPKLHTLLRILVQICKTQPFQKLNPAQFDLHDEVSDAIESGTQEWFAIKKGLHQPMTKDLSEIVNALSRLIREVQEDIKHNKDVWNRVFVSAVKVDVFTVVYHRFDSLLAREVMETLSMMEGQMEKPLANSLFTVYLSLQAIHKDKAFLQKRGLLELTNFHEDFREALPYWLNKVFSTTQDRVERAVQVDQLQPLQSGAVPIKHSSSAVDLVACIQPICQLWEQLSWPDPEEAFMLMVKLTEDVCKIVVNYCHILKERVRVLSENSDHGSAINMLCVVVNDLEHLRSILTHLPTQLNWAGLRDRIQNVIGESQFHNTLPSQLQQTQSFLSREIRSALDTLGKKLNTDIETHVRSMSTRRRIPSKSTEDAAAPLMRYLEQELQYMNENLVQENFNSLLTPLWNNSVKILYQVATHHPQQEGLMVFCQRLLYTLQCLEQCFHAEGNGLPLATLHSDEYKTLKAHLTQNSLSSQELMQKFFDRKIKEQHVYSGEKYGAVTLLTSYKRSDQRLRVEVLNAANLLPMDSNGLSDPFVQLCLEPNHIFPEVEPRCTQIKSCDLNPLFDEAFEFLVSLEQCQAQGACLVVTVLDHDTLKSDDFEGEAFLGLRAIPGVGGGKEGEGVSSQVELIPAQIRLPLMHPKPNEDIFLRLLESRKGEREAQVFVKKRRQREKQSQEGIQS from the exons ATGTCAAGTCAAAGTGAGGACAACAGCATGGGAGACAATAGACTGCAACCACCTGATCAG GAACATGGCTTTACGAGGCTCAAACAG TTTTCACCGTACCATGGACGTAAGCTTGGGTTGACGAGGAAATTGCGTGACAGGAGG GATTTTAAAGAAGATGAGAATCCAGAAGAGAAAGCACGAAGACACAAGGAGTTTGAG CTGAAACCACTGTATAAAGAGCTCTTATACACCATCGCTCATAAGATGGGTAAACCATCAACCACAGAGGTCTTCACAGACAGCCAGCTTCACCAGTACATCAAGGAG GCTTTCACTATGACCGATTCAGAGCACAGCAGTCTGATGGAGAAAGTACAGAGCACGGAG CCCCCAGTATACTGTCTGATGGTGACAGTAAAGGAAGCAAAGGGAATCCTGGGAAAAGATGTCAGTG GTTTCAGTGATCCGTACTGCCTGCTGAGCATACTGGAAGACGAGGCAGAAAGTCGGACGCGCCAGTCCAGAGCCAAACCCTCTAAATCAGTTGTAAAGGATGCTGTGTCGGGGGACAAAATTTACCAGACAGACGTGAAAAAGCAGACTCTGAATCCCATCTGGAACCAAACCTTTATACT AGAGTTTGGAAATGTCGCTGGTGCCAGCTTCCACCTGGAGATGTG GGATAAGGATGAAGAGGTGTCACTCACTCAGAAACTAGAGGAGATCAAAACCAACCTTAACAGTTTGAGAAG GATGATCAAGGAGGCCAAGAAGGAGAAAGGCACTGATGACTTTTTGGGAAATGTTGTCCTAAAACTAAAG GATCTCCACTCTACTGAGGACAACTGGTACAACATGCAGCCCAGAACAGAGACGTATCCTGATCGCGGCCAGTGCCACCTGAATCTCAAGTTCATCCATAAAGCA AGAGACGGTACACTGAGTGCTGGCCGCAGTGCTTACACCAACTACTGTGGGATTCTGCAGCAGTTTGTTCAAGCTTACATCTCCAAGCAACAG AGTTCTGCTCCGTGGAAAGGGGCGCTGTGCGGGGAGGCTCAGACTCTGCTTGAGCTTTATGCCACGCAGAACGACCTCTCACCTTTTCTTCAAGACCTGGC GAAGTGGGTAGCTTACAGTAAGCTGTATCAGAGCTTAGAGGTGGACTCGTCTGTGCTGTTCCAGCAGCTCACCAGTATAGAGTACCACTGGCACCAGCAGGAGCTGCCCTACCAACAG AAACAGGAGCTTGGAGACTCTCTGCATGGTTTCCTGAACTATGGACTGTGCTTAGTGGCCAAATACAGAGACATCTTCCCCCCAACTCCCACTGCTACTCCGAAACTACATACACTGCTCAG AATCTTGGTCCAGATCTGTAAGACTCAGCCTTTTCAGAAACTGAACCCAGCTCAGTTTGACTTGCATGATGAGGTCAGCGATGCCATAGAG TCAGGTACACAGGAGTGGTTTGCAATCAAAAAGGGCTTACATCAGCCCATGACGAAG GACCTGTCAGAGATCGTGAACGCCCTCTCCAGGTTGATTCGGGAGGTACAGGAAGACATTAAGCACAACAAGGACGTCTGGAACAGGGTATTTGTTAG TGCTGTGAAAGTGGATGTTTTCACCGTCGTCTATCACAGGTTTGACTCCCTG CTGGCAAGAGAAGTGATGGAAACCTTATCCATGATGGAGGGTCAGATGGAGAAACCTCTAGCCAACAGCCTGTTCACAGTTTACCTGAGCCTGCAGGCTATTCACAAAGACAAGGCTTTCTTACAGAAAAG GGGATTACTTGAGCTAACTAACTTTCATGAGGACTTCAGGGAGGCTCTACCTTACTGGCTCAACAAGGTGTTTAGCACCACTCAGGACCGAGTGGAGAGGGCTGTGCAGGTGGACCAG CTCCAGCCACTGCAGTCTGGTGCTGTACCAATAAAACACAGCTCCTCTGCAGTGGACCTGGTGGCATGTATCCAACCTATTTGCCAGCTGTGGGAGCAGCTTTCCTGGCCTGATCCCGAGGAGGCCTTCATGCTCATGGTCAAACTCACTGAG GATGTGTGTAAGATTGTGGTGAACTACTGTCACATACTGAAGGAGAGGGTCCGGGTGCTGTCTGAGAACTCTGACCATGGCAGTGCCATCAACATG CTATGTGTGGTAGTGAATGACCTGGAGCACTTAAGGTCCATCCTGACCCACCTTCCTACACAGCTGAACTGGGCAGGTCTTCGAGATCGGATCCAAAATGTCATAGGGGAAAGTCAGTTTCACAACACGCTGCCTTCACAGCTTCAGCAAACCCAGAGCTTCCTCAGCCGAGAGATCCGATCCGCTTTAGACACTCTAGGGAAAAAG CTGAACACAGACATCGAGACTCATGTTAGAAGCATGTCAACCAGGCGGAGGATTCCCTCCAAGTCCACAGAAGAT GCGGCAGCTCCTCTAATGCGCTACTTGGAGCAAGAGCTGCaatatatgaatgaaaacctgGTTCAAGAGAACTTTAACAG TCTCCTGACTCCTTTGTGGAACAACTCAGTGAAGATCCTCTACCAGGTGGCTACTCACCATCCACAACAAGAAGGGCTCATGGTGTTCTGCCAGAGACTGCTGTATACGCTGCAG TGCCTAGAGCAGTGTTTCCATGCAGAGGGAAATGGACTCCCCCTGGCCACACTCCACTCCGATGAGTACAAG ACTCTCAAAGCTCACCTGACTCAAAACTCTCTGAGCAGCCAGGAACTTATGCAGAAGTTCTTTGataggaaaataaaagagcag CACGTGTACAGTGGAGAGAAATATGGTGCAGTCACCCTCCTCACATCCTACAAGAGATCGGACCAAAGACTCCGAGTTGAGGTGCTGAATGCAGCCAACCTCCTACCTATGGATTCTAATG GTCTTAGTGATCCATTTGTGCAGCTGTGTCTGGAGCCTAACCACATCTTTCCTGAGGTAGAGCCTCGCTGCACTCAGATCAAAAGCTGTGATCTCAACCCTCTTTTTGATGAGGCCTTTGAATT TCTGGTTTCCTTAGAACAGTGCCAGGCTCAAGGGGCTTGCCTGGTGGTGACGGTTCTGGATCATGACACCTTGAAGTCTGATGACTTTGAAGGCGAGGCCTTCCTGGGGCTCAGGGCCATACCAGGAGTTGgtggaggaaaagaaggagagggGGTCAGCTCACAGGTGGAGCTCATCCCTGCTCAGATTCGCCTGCCTCTGATGCATCCTAAACCTAATG AGGACATATTTCTGAGGCTACTGGAATCAAGGAAAGGAGAACGGGAGGCTCAGGTCTTCGTAAAGAAgcgaagacagagagagaaacaatcCCAGGAAGGGATTCAGTCATAa
- the LOC137105692 gene encoding histone H3.3A has protein sequence MARTKQTARKSTGGKAPRKQLATKAARKSAPSTGGVKKPHRYRPGTVALREIRRYQKSTELLIRKLPFQRLVREIAQDFKTDLRFQSAAIGALQEASEAYLVGLFEDTNLCAIHAKRVTIMPKDIQLARRIRGERA, from the exons ATGGCCCGTACAAAGCAGACTGCCCGTAAATCCACAGGCGGAAAGGCGCCGAGGAAACAGCTGGCTACCAAGGCAGCTAGGAAGAGTGCACCATCCACAGGAGGAGTAAAGAAACCCCATCGTTACAG GCCTGGAACTGTGGCTCTGAGGGAGATCCGTCGTTATCAGAAGTCAACTGAGCTGCTCATCCGCAAACTACCCTTCCAACGTCTGGTGAGAGAAATTGCCCAGGATTTCAAGACTGATCTGCGCTTTCAGAGTGCTGCCATTGGTGCGCTACAG GAGGCTAGTGAGGCTTATCTGGTGGGTCTCTTTGAGGATACCAACCTGTGCGCCATCCACGCCAAACGCGTCACCATCATGCCCAAAGACATCCAGCTGGCCCGTAGGATAAGGGGAGAGAGGGCCTAA
- the wbp2 gene encoding WW domain-binding protein 2 encodes MTLNQNNSESGGVIINNSESVLMNYDNVELVFCDADSLPEAFRKSKKGSIYLTPYRVIFLAKGRDALQSFMMPFYLMKGCEVKQPVLGANYIKGTVNAEPGGGWEGSATFKFVFAAGGAIEFGQYMLQVAAQASRGQPVTPGFGGCPYMANGAYAYPPPPANGMYPSGPPPGYSYPNPPPPGGFYPSPPAFDASAAYIPPPPYSAPLAQQAPHDPDLPSSAAAEAKAAEAAASASCATLPPSHVYLPEDKPPPYSPPEDKKNQ; translated from the exons ATGACtctgaaccagaacaactcggaGTCCGGCGGAGTTATCATAAACAACAGTGAAAG TGTGTTGATGAACTATGATAATGTGGAGCTGGTGTTCTGTGATGCGGACAGTCTGCCAGAAGCCTTCAGAAAGAGCAAGAAGGGCAGCATTTACTTAACTCCATACAGG GTAATCTTTCTAGCTAAAGGTCGGGACGCATTGCAGTCCTTTATGATGCCCTTCTATCTCATGAAGGGGTGTGAGGTCAAGCAACCTGTACTGGGAGCCAATTACATTAAGGGTACTGTCAACGCAGAGCCTGGAG GCGGTTGGGAGGGCAGTGCTACTTTCAAGTTTGTCTTTGCTGCTGGAGGAGCTATAGAGTTTGGCCAGTACATGCTGCAGGTCGCCGCTCAGG CATCCAGAGGTCAGCCAGTGACACCTGGGTTTGGTGGTTGCCCCTACATGGCTAACGGGGCCTACGCTTACCCTCCTCCCCCTGCTAATGGGATGTACCCATCTGGACCTCCACCTGGCTACTCCTATCCCAACCCTCCGCCTCCAG GTGGATTCTATCCCAGCCCTCCAGCATTTGATGCCTCTGCAGCATACATACCTCCGCCTCCATATTCTGCTCCTTTGGCCCAACAGGCACCACATGACCCAGACCTCCCCTCCTCAGCAGCAG CGGAGGCCAAAGCAGCCGAGGCAGCAGCAAGTGCCAGCTGTGCAACACTGCCTCCTTCACATGTGTACCTTCCTGAG GACAAACCTCCTCCCTACTCCCCTCCAGAAGATAAGAAGAACCAGTAG
- the unk gene encoding RING finger protein unkempt homolog isoform X1, translating to MSKTHPQPSSSSAPTISGGPSSSSSSSPAGGSTSPATVLNVQPEKPQHYTYLKEFRTEQCPLFVQHKCTQHRPFSCFYWHFLNQRRRRPIRRRDGTFNYSPDVYCTKYDEGTGTCPDGDECPFLHRTAGDTERRYHLRYYKTGSCIHETDAKGHCSKNGSHCAFAHGSHDLRSPVYDIRELQVMESQGGSGTSEGGGGDGQSGQAASTALIEKILSEEPRWQDNNYVLSHYKTELCKKPPRLCRQGYACPYYHNSKDRRRSPHKHKYRALPCPAVKQSEEWGDPSKCEGAEGCQYCHTRTEQQFHPEIYKSTKCNDMQQCGSCPRGPFCAFAHVEKPFVPEEPPFPTPSSPPPPRPPDPVPVQEASSSPGGHSMGPGPGSVSDPFSLSAGSSLGAEQGLLGSVLSLCEDLSGGAEPLSPWVRERGYGRAPGFEREDQAKHRSFALEQRNREFASAQSKQDLLVFLPVGSPLSLSSSIPSSLAATPPSPAPLGPLGSGISSGMNANALPFYPTSETVESVVESALDDLDLNEFGVSALERSLESSSALPSVGVMLGGSQLQSSAPVNIPGSFSSSAPFSSPSPSPPIRSHASPFFSTHLSQHSQSESTFLGPAHSSLGLNGMSTNIWEHFPSAQGSPGTPPTLLPSGPCADTARLKQELEEAHRTLKQWGHSWRHTAQSWAALKADTEESRAHASRIAMEAERARQAEEEAQRQAAVLQEALESLRSGESPHLALHQLQLLHRLPLESVLSLQAQLCSCLHAVEQVVYRKQRQCCVKCGEQGSVSLPCGHGLQCEGCSTSKECPLCPEETLQQQLS from the exons ATGTCTAAAACACACCCACAACCTTCCTCATCATCGGCACCGACAATTAGTGGGGGtccctcctcgtcctcctcatCTTCGCCCGCAGGAGGCTCGACATCCCCCGCAACCGTGTTGAACGTACAGCCCGAAAAACCTCAACATTACAC ATATCTGAAGGAGTTCAGAACTGAGCAGTGCCCCCTGTTTGTACAGCATAAATGCACACAACACAGGCCCTTTTCCTGTTTCTACTGGCACTTCCTGAACCAGCGGCGCCGTAGGCCCATCCGGAGACGGGACGGGACCTTTAACTACAGCCCAGATGTTTACTGTACCAAATATGATGAGGGAACAGGCACCTGCCCAGATGGAGACGA ATGCCCATTTTTACATCGGACAGCAGGTGACACAGAGCGCAGATACCACCTCCGCTACTACAAGACAGGGTCATGTATCCATGAAACCGATGCAAAAGGCCACTGCAGCAAAAATGGCTCCCACTGTGCCTTTGCGCACGGATCACATGACCTGCGAAGCCCCGTTTACGATATCAG AGAATTGCAGGTGATGGAGTCTCAGGGAGGCTCAGGGACCTcagaaggaggtggaggagatgGGCAGTCGGGGCAGGCAGCAAGTACTGCCCTCATAGAGAAGATCCTGAGTGAGGAACCTCGCTGGCAAG ATAACAACTATGTGCTATCCCACTACAAGACAGAGCTCTGTAAAAAGCCACCTCGCCTGTGCCGTCAGGGTTATGCTTGTCCATATTACCACAACAGCAAAGACAGGAGGCGCagcccacacaagcacaaatacAG AGCATTGCCATGTCCAGCTGTTAAACAGAGCGAGGAATGGGGAGATCCAAGTAAATGTGAGGGAGCGGAGGGATGTCAGTATTGTCACACAAGAACAGAACAGCAGTTCCACCCAGAG ATCTATAAATCCACAAAGTGTAATGATATGCAGCAGTGTGGCAGCTGCCCCAGAGGACCGTTCTGTGCCTTTGCTCACGTTGAAA AGCCGTTTGTTCCAGAGGAGCCACCGTTTCCCACCCCCAGCTCCCCTCCACCTCCCAGACCTCCAGATCCTGTCCCTGTCCAGGAAGCTTCGTCAAGTCCTGGTGGACACAGCATGGGGCCAGGGCCTGGTTCTGTTTCAGACCCATTTTCCCTTTCTGCTGGGTCAAGTCTAGGAGCAGAGCAGGGTCTGCTGGGTAGTGTTTTGTCCTTGTGTGAGGATTTGAGTGGAGGAGCCGAGCCTCTGTCCCCTTGGGTGAGGGAAAGAGGGTATGGAAGGGCGCCGGGATTTGAGAGGGAGGATCAG GCCAAGCACAGGAGTTTTGCTTTAGAGCAGCGCAACAGAGAATTTGCTTCAGCACAAAGCAAACAG GACTTGTTGGTGTTTTTGCCGGTGGGCAGCCCTCTGAGTCTGTCATCCAGCATCCCTTCCAGTCTGGCTGCCACTCCACCTAGCCCTGCCCCTCTTGGTCCCCTGGGATCTGGCATCTCTTCAGGCATGAATGCTAATGCCCTGCCCTTTTACCCCACCAGCGAGACTGTGGAATCTGTTGTAG AGTCAGCCCTGGATGATCTTGATCTGAATGAGTTTGGTGTGTCGGCATTGGAGAGGAGCTTGGAGAGCAGTTCTGCTCTGCCCAGTGTGGGAGTTATGCTGG GAGGCAGCCAGCTTCAGAGTTCTGCTCCAGTCAACATCCCAGGATCATTTAGTAGCTCGGCTCCTTTCAGCTCCCCTTCACCATCACCTCCAATTAGGTCGCACGCATCGCCCTTTTTTTCTACTCACCTGTCACAGCATAGCCAATCAGAGAGCACCTTCCTGGGGCCAGCTCATAGCTCTTTAG GTCTGAATGGTATGAGCACTAACATTTGGGAGCACTTCCCATCAGCCCAGGGTTCCCCTGGTACACCCCCCACCCTGTTGCCCTCTGGCCCCTGTGCAGATACGGCAAGGCTCAAACAAGAGCTGGAGGAGGCTCACAGGACGCTGAAGCAGTGGGGGCACAGTTGGAGACACACAGCTCAG TCGTGGGCCGCACTAAAAGCAGATACAGAGGAGTCACGTGCCCATGCATCACGAATAGCCATGGAGGCAGAGAGAGCCAGGCAGGCTGAGGAGGAGGCACAGAGACAGGCAGCTGTCCTGCAGGAGGCGCTGGAGAGCTTGCGAAGCGGAGAAAGCCCCCATTTAGCACTTCACCAACTCCAGTTGCTTCACAGACTGCCACTGGAGTCAGTTCTCAGTTTACAGGCTCAACTCTGTAGCTGCTTACATGCTGTTGAGCAG GTGGTGTACAGGAAGCAGAGACAGTGCTGTGTGAAGTGTGGAGAGCAGGGCTCAGTATCACTGCCCTGTGGCCATGGACTACAGTGTGAGGGTTGCTCCACGTCTAAGGAATGTCCACTCTGCCCTGAAGAAaccttgcagcagcagctctcttGA
- the unk gene encoding RING finger protein unkempt homolog isoform X2, with product MSKTHPQPSSSSAPTISGGPSSSSSSSPAGGSTSPATVLNVQPEKPQHYTYLKEFRTEQCPLFVQHKCTQHRPFSCFYWHFLNQRRRRPIRRRDGTFNYSPDVYCTKYDEGTGTCPDGDECPFLHRTAGDTERRYHLRYYKTGSCIHETDAKGHCSKNGSHCAFAHGSHDLRSPVYDIRELQVMESQGGSGTSEGGGGDGQSGQAASTALIEKILSEEPRWQDNNYVLSHYKTELCKKPPRLCRQGYACPYYHNSKDRRRSPHKHKYRALPCPAVKQSEEWGDPSKCEGAEGCQYCHTRTEQQFHPEIYKSTKCNDMQQCGSCPRGPFCAFAHVEKPFVPEEPPFPTPSSPPPPRPPDPVPVQEASSSPGGHSMGPGPGSVSDPFSLSAGSSLGAEQGLLGSVLSLCEDLSGGAEPLSPWVRERGYGRAPGFEREDQAKHRSFALEQRNREFASAQSKQDLLVFLPVGSPLSLSSSIPSSLAATPPSPAPLGPLGSGISSGMNANALPFYPTSETVESVVESALDDLDLNEFGVSALERSLESSSALPSVGVMLGGSQLQSSAPVNIPGSFSSSAPFSSPSPSPPIRSHASPFFSTHLSQHSQSESTFLGPAHSSLGLNGMSTNIWEHFPSAQGSPGTPPTLLPSGPCADTARLKQELEEAHRTLKQWGHSWRHTAQVVVGRTKSRYRGVTCPCITNSHGGRESQAG from the exons ATGTCTAAAACACACCCACAACCTTCCTCATCATCGGCACCGACAATTAGTGGGGGtccctcctcgtcctcctcatCTTCGCCCGCAGGAGGCTCGACATCCCCCGCAACCGTGTTGAACGTACAGCCCGAAAAACCTCAACATTACAC ATATCTGAAGGAGTTCAGAACTGAGCAGTGCCCCCTGTTTGTACAGCATAAATGCACACAACACAGGCCCTTTTCCTGTTTCTACTGGCACTTCCTGAACCAGCGGCGCCGTAGGCCCATCCGGAGACGGGACGGGACCTTTAACTACAGCCCAGATGTTTACTGTACCAAATATGATGAGGGAACAGGCACCTGCCCAGATGGAGACGA ATGCCCATTTTTACATCGGACAGCAGGTGACACAGAGCGCAGATACCACCTCCGCTACTACAAGACAGGGTCATGTATCCATGAAACCGATGCAAAAGGCCACTGCAGCAAAAATGGCTCCCACTGTGCCTTTGCGCACGGATCACATGACCTGCGAAGCCCCGTTTACGATATCAG AGAATTGCAGGTGATGGAGTCTCAGGGAGGCTCAGGGACCTcagaaggaggtggaggagatgGGCAGTCGGGGCAGGCAGCAAGTACTGCCCTCATAGAGAAGATCCTGAGTGAGGAACCTCGCTGGCAAG ATAACAACTATGTGCTATCCCACTACAAGACAGAGCTCTGTAAAAAGCCACCTCGCCTGTGCCGTCAGGGTTATGCTTGTCCATATTACCACAACAGCAAAGACAGGAGGCGCagcccacacaagcacaaatacAG AGCATTGCCATGTCCAGCTGTTAAACAGAGCGAGGAATGGGGAGATCCAAGTAAATGTGAGGGAGCGGAGGGATGTCAGTATTGTCACACAAGAACAGAACAGCAGTTCCACCCAGAG ATCTATAAATCCACAAAGTGTAATGATATGCAGCAGTGTGGCAGCTGCCCCAGAGGACCGTTCTGTGCCTTTGCTCACGTTGAAA AGCCGTTTGTTCCAGAGGAGCCACCGTTTCCCACCCCCAGCTCCCCTCCACCTCCCAGACCTCCAGATCCTGTCCCTGTCCAGGAAGCTTCGTCAAGTCCTGGTGGACACAGCATGGGGCCAGGGCCTGGTTCTGTTTCAGACCCATTTTCCCTTTCTGCTGGGTCAAGTCTAGGAGCAGAGCAGGGTCTGCTGGGTAGTGTTTTGTCCTTGTGTGAGGATTTGAGTGGAGGAGCCGAGCCTCTGTCCCCTTGGGTGAGGGAAAGAGGGTATGGAAGGGCGCCGGGATTTGAGAGGGAGGATCAG GCCAAGCACAGGAGTTTTGCTTTAGAGCAGCGCAACAGAGAATTTGCTTCAGCACAAAGCAAACAG GACTTGTTGGTGTTTTTGCCGGTGGGCAGCCCTCTGAGTCTGTCATCCAGCATCCCTTCCAGTCTGGCTGCCACTCCACCTAGCCCTGCCCCTCTTGGTCCCCTGGGATCTGGCATCTCTTCAGGCATGAATGCTAATGCCCTGCCCTTTTACCCCACCAGCGAGACTGTGGAATCTGTTGTAG AGTCAGCCCTGGATGATCTTGATCTGAATGAGTTTGGTGTGTCGGCATTGGAGAGGAGCTTGGAGAGCAGTTCTGCTCTGCCCAGTGTGGGAGTTATGCTGG GAGGCAGCCAGCTTCAGAGTTCTGCTCCAGTCAACATCCCAGGATCATTTAGTAGCTCGGCTCCTTTCAGCTCCCCTTCACCATCACCTCCAATTAGGTCGCACGCATCGCCCTTTTTTTCTACTCACCTGTCACAGCATAGCCAATCAGAGAGCACCTTCCTGGGGCCAGCTCATAGCTCTTTAG GTCTGAATGGTATGAGCACTAACATTTGGGAGCACTTCCCATCAGCCCAGGGTTCCCCTGGTACACCCCCCACCCTGTTGCCCTCTGGCCCCTGTGCAGATACGGCAAGGCTCAAACAAGAGCTGGAGGAGGCTCACAGGACGCTGAAGCAGTGGGGGCACAGTTGGAGACACACAGCTCAGGTAG TCGTGGGCCGCACTAAAAGCAGATACAGAGGAGTCACGTGCCCATGCATCACGAATAGCCATGGAGGCAGAGAGAGCCAGGCAGGCTGA
- the si:ch211-250n8.1 gene encoding uncharacterized protein si:ch211-250n8.1, translating into MAPKDPLLGTLKVCVLNLQSDEEPVTDANPHLASCCELIELVLRKGLQQPVLSLVHRDYWQCFEQLPHQDACGRLSALSLAVEQTRVCRKLLSAQGRGRYLLRLALSRKALPLFITHMLHTPRVLEWYSPVISILRNEEFVEPFMSLLLVLSHMEFKLDMENCSFLDESWILPVYEIYEVVPCREVGMVLRYLNGRVFVLDLKPGGQADADKFICPGDIIDEINGTSLRNSRCGQAGVVLSQLRGCPLSIRVLRWRAHDGTVYRPLIKLLRVLRTENPTLQLGSATSQMSATKDQRPSPSQCLKEGRIVYIVQFLGKANIGMFGGKEVLQQAIPLVLEKNLPSKEVLLDMKETHLTCTDRNSKLELFEHHYPEISCVGRYGQPDYTVFAFCVADSPETPQSTGFCCVALRASTIKECEEVVCRIATGFKHTEWFV; encoded by the exons TATGTGTCCTCAACCTGCAGTCAGATGAAGAGCCGGTGACAGATGCAAACCCTCACCTCGCCTCCTGTTGTGAGCTGATTGAGCTGGTCCTCAGAAAGGGGCTACAAC aGCCAGTTCTCAGTCTGGTACACAGAGACTACTGGCAGTGTTTTGAACAGCTTCCCCATCAAGATGCCTGTGGCAG GTTGTCTGCTCTGTCCTTGGCAGTGGAGCAGACCAGAGTTTGCAGAAAGCTGCTCTCAGCACAGGGCAGAGGCCGCTACCTACTCAGACTGGCCCTGAGTCGTAAGGCCTTGCCACTGTTcatcacacacatgctgcacacaCCCAGAGTCCTGGAG TGGTACAGCCCGGTAATATCAATTCTCAGGAATGAGGAATTTGTGG AGCCTTTCATGTCATTGCTGCTGGTCCTCTCTCACATGGAATTTAAACTGGACATGGAG AATTGTAGCTTTCTGGATGAGAGCTGGATCCTACCA gtgtatGAAATATATGAAGTAGTGCCTTGTCGGGAAGTCGGGATGGTGTTGAG GTATCTCAATGGACGCGTCTTTGTCCTTGACCTGAAGCCTGGTGGTCAGGCTGATGCTGACAAGTTTATCTGCCCCGGTGACATAATTGATGAGATCAACGGCACCTCGTTGAGGAATTCCAGATGTGGACAG GCCGGTGTGGTTCTGTCCCAGCTGAGGGGCTGCCCTCTATCCATTCGTGTTCTGCGATGGAGGGCTCATGATGGAACGGTGTATCGGCCCCTCATCAAACTCCTGCGGGTGCTGAGAACAGAGAACCCCACGCTCCAGCTTGGTTCTGCTACTTCCCAAATGTCAGCCACTAAAGATCAGAGGCCATCCCCATCCCAATGTCTCAAAGAAGGAAG GATTGTGTACATTGTGCAATTCTTGGGAAAAGCAAACATTGGGATG TTTGGAGGCAAGGAGGTCCTGCAGCAAGCAATTCCACTAGTGTTGGAGAAAAACCTGCCTAGTAAG GAAGTGCTCTTAGATATGAAGGAAACACATCTGACttgcacagacagaaacagtaaaCTT GAGCTATTTGAGCATCACTATCCAGAGATTTCATGTGTAGGGAGATATGGCCAACCAGACTATACAGTGTTTGCCTTCTGTGTGGC AGACTCCCCGGAAACCCCTCAGTCTACAGGCTTCTGCTGTGTCGCACTCAGAGCCAGCACCATCAAGGAGTGTGAAGAAGTTGTCTGCCGTATTG CTACCGGTTTCAAGCATACAGAGTGGTTTGTATGA